DNA from Rhipicephalus microplus isolate Deutch F79 chromosome 5, USDA_Rmic, whole genome shotgun sequence:
GGTGACTATACTTAACGAAAGTGCATAAATAGCATCTCCTTATTTACACTCTCTAAGAAATATAGAAAAATACGCGTCCTTACGAAAGTGGCACCTATGGCTTTGTACAGGCTCTCGGAAGAGCCGGTGGCGTGGTAAGGGCCAGTCTGCAAAAGAAATGTTAtatacaaaatttaaaaaaataaacgtaTAAATATACGCACTCGTCGAGAACTCCAGCAATAATATAGCATTGCAACTATCTGAGCAGGAGTGCTGTTTTAGAGAGTGATTTATTTGCTGGCATCATTTGGGCATGCATGTGTAAAATGACATTTTGAGACCTTAGAAATTGCGTTTCTAAGTCATTTAGCATAGTGAGCTCTTTCAAATATTTTGTACTTTCTCTATAACAACGATGTGACACCCTAACCTTAACCTCTTTGTTGACACTGCGGGCGCGTTCGTGATAGACAAGACCGTGAAAACGAATGAGTGCCTGGAGCAGAGGTCGGCAACGAGCGGCCTGTGGGGCCCCCGGCACCCCGTCCTATAGCTCTCCCCGTCCCCTCGTAACCTCTTATCTGAAGGTAAACGATGCACTTTTGACTTTAAATTGGTTTCTTGTTGTAGCCTTTGCTTGTCAAGTGCAAATTTGTTACGTGTGTGCGGAAATTAACCGCTATTTAAGTATTTCAACCACGCTTTGTTACATTTTTCTCAGTTCAGCTAATGCTTGTTCTTTGCCTCTACTTAGATTGTGCTTATAAAGGGTGCCGCAATTTCTGAACATAGTTTGACTGTGTGATCTGTGCACAGAATGCGGAACATGAATGTTCTTGCACATGACCTCCACTTGAACTCTAGCACCACCTACAGAAATCGAACCGGCAACCTCGCACGCGGGAACTGAATATGATCACTTGACCCCTACCGCGGACGTGCCAActtggataaaaaaaaaatagtcttctttcatttgttccCGATAAACATGCTAGGTCTTATACATATACATTACCTCGTTCTTGACTGCATACGTCCAACAGTCTATGAGCTGCAAAGATACAGAATCTCAcgttggcattttttttcctcctgGAAAACTGACACTCTGTTAGTTTGGTTGACTAGCCAAAATAATTCACCTCAACTGCATTTCCATCTGCTGTCGATTTCATACAAGCATCGTGGGCTTCACAGAAAGCGTTCATCAGCTGGAAAGTTGAAGGAGATGCAGAAATCTATTAAGGCAACCGGAGTACATTATATCTTTGCTATAGCGAAGTAACCTCGGGGATATCAATTAGTTCATTTTGTCCGATATTTTTTGTAACACCAGAGATAGAAAATGTGCCTAATGAACTTGCAACGTAGATTTAAAAAATGCATTATTGTGGGCTTCAGGCATACCTTAAACGGATCTTTACCTGTTTGTTTATGGCAGCTGCAGCTAAATAGGCGTGAACATGCTGAAGCGCAATTACAGCAATACACGATTCCTTTGCTTATGCAGACGCCACATGAGCATCGAAAAGTTTCCCGTTCAGTTCATATGGTGGCGCAACCAATCAATTTcactttttttgctgttgttgcgCTAGATAGACAAAATTTCTGCAACTTTCaagcgacaaaaagaaaaaaaaaacaatgtaaatTGTTATCCACTATTTATAATGCTTTTTGTGCTATCTTTCAAATTTGGAGCCTTGCAAAATCCAAATAGTTCTTAGTTACAGCCTATATCAAGGCAGCTCTCACGTTGGCCGTTTCGTTATAAAAAAATAGTGACAACAAAATGAAGCGTGCAAATCTGAACTTTGTATTCAGTTCACTATAATCACTAATTCGTAATGTTAGTGTTCGTTATAACGAGTTTCAATTGTAATGCAGCATAATTATGGTATGCAAGAGGCCGTTCCGATGTAGGAGACCGAAGTATGATGGGCAGTGCAGGTAATAAGGGATAAATACACATCCATTTAATATCAAGAACCTCTGTCAAATCGTGCAGGGTATAATAATGATGATTATTGTATTCGGCTAAAAATTAATTGTATTTGGCTAAGTGAAAATAATTAGCTATAGCAACAGAGGTGAAGCACCATGGTTGTTCAAATGTGATGCAAGCAGGTTTTCATGGCATTGTCATGGCAAGTCATGACCTCACCGCACTCTGCCATCTTATCTGTGAATCATTGTACTCTTCACTGTACTACGCTAACATCGTTCAAGTCACCTCAGAAGCCACTTCAATTATTGCCCACTCGTGCCCTGCTTAAGCAATGACACATCCGCGCATACGCATTGCCTCTGTGAACCATCACTCACGAAGCAGACTTGTATAGTACACGAGGATAAGTTTTGAACTCAACTGTACTCGGTTCATGGCTAAGGCTAGATCGAGCAGCTGAATTTAAACACGGGCTGAAATAAATGAGAGGAAACAGTCAGGCACGTCGAACGAGGACAAGCTGTCGGCGAGCTCATATTTCACCGGCGCCTTGGCCTGTATTCCACTCGCGTTTACATTCAGTTGTTCAAACTTGCCATACTCTTGTGTGCTGTTTTATGCAGCGGACAGTCGGTCTGATAGGAATTTCTAATATTTCCGAGTATTTTACCACACgagaagaagaaaacaacagCGAACAAACCAATAAAGATGGGGCAGAGAACAAGTAAAGACGGCGCATTAATAACGCTTGTCTTCAAGTGAATTGACACTTTGAAAAGTGCGAGGGTTCAAAGAACGCGCGCGTGCAGAAGAGTGCTttcaaggggccctgcaacatttttccAAGTAACCATCGAGTAGATTCCCCGAAGTGAATTTTATTGCCTCAATCGACCACCGTAAAAAACTTTTAGAATCCATCAAGTATGAGTGGAGTTACAGATATTTGTGCCATGCTCTCTTCTGTCGCCCCCCGAAGCGTGCTGAAAGCACACTTTTAGATGCGACATAAGAGAGGGGGTGTCCACGAGGAGGGGAAGCTACGACACGCGCGCTACATGACAACATTtattgcctctctctctctctctctctctctctctatatatatatatatatatatatatatatatatatatatatatatatatatatatatatatatatatatatatatatatatatatatatatatatatatatatatatatatatatatatatatatatatatatatatatatatacacatgagGGACTATTGGTTTGCTgctagctcgtaataagttcacgtgctacgtgacgccaaacaggctcattaagagtgtgccacactcgccgccatgactactggtggcggcgctgactgacactcccacgttgaaattcacatataaacccaataaagtggctgggaggatagccgccatggtagctcagtggtagagcatcgaacgcgttattcgaaggtcgcaggttcggttcctgcccacggccagttatcttttcacccacttttctttcgtcatatctacattacaatttggtcgaataactttccctatactttccttggcattattgtctgttaggtctcaataatattgtgtcagaacacggaCAAACGAGTCTCTAGgtataccacacacacacacaaacacacacacacacacacacacacacacacacacacacacacacacacacacacacacacacacacacacacacacacacacacacacacacacacacacacacacacacacacacacacacacacgcacacacacacacacacacacacacatatatatatatatatatatatatatatatgaaaaagaggGTGTCCtggatccagtggaaaaataccaaaaagtggaggacgggcagagcgaaaactttttatttttcctacgtttcagccggggaccggccttcatcagggaaaacacGTTACAAAAATGCGCTTTTCTTAAGTAGGCATGGTATATCAAGGGCCCCTGGCACGTGAACTATCACTATCATGCACTATCTACTGTGACGGGGTGAGTAATGAACATTACTCACATTACTCACCACGCATCACgtcattacatacatacatacatgcatacatacatacatacatgcatgcatacatacatacatacatacatacatacatacatacatacatacatacatacatacatacatactacatacatatatacatacatacatacatatattgcatacatacatactaaaAATCTTACGCGGTCCTCTTCTCCCCCTACACCTTGAAGAGAGTGAAAGTTACTTCACGCATGGTACAGCAGCTCCTTTACCGGCTTCGTCATGTAACAAGCACAGTGAAACCCACGTACCTTTTTAATGTCGTCCCGAGCAACAAGTTTAATTGATGTGAAGATTTGCTTTTTGCACTGGTTTTGTATCTTTATGAAGTTACCTTTAAGCCGCATAAGCCTCCTTCGTCGAACTGTAAAGAACAATAAGAGCAACGACGAGGAACAGATGTGAAAGGAAGACACCCCTCTATGATATCGAAATGAAATGCTTGATATGAACTGCTAATCGTAGCCCTTATCGACAGACCTAACACACTACTTTATATGTATATTTTGTTTGGTGAATTACACATAAAAAAACTGAGAAAACGAGTTGCCGGTGTATACGTCAACATAATAATTATAGTGTACAAAGACAGTGTAGCGCTTATATGGCATCGGATAACCTACATTTACAGCGTTGACGCAGTGCCGCAACCGAAGGAACGTTTCGAGATCTCTCTTGTGACCTAGTTCTTGATAGACCGCCTTGGTGGTACAGTAGCATGGGTGTAGTCCAGAGGGGGAGGGGAGAACTAAACTCTCGAAAATTTTCAATTCACCTTGCGTAtacgtacacgcacacatacaaacgcacttACGAATATACATAAATCATTGAACCCCTCCCtcataaaacaaacaaaacaaacaaacaaaaacaaaaaaagagttcTTGCTACGCCCTTGAGCAGTGGTTATGGTCAAAACCTGCTACACAAGTTGTCTAGACGGTGTTGTTGTGGTGCCGCGCTACTAATCCGAAAGTCGCCAGTTCGATCCCATCCGCGGCGGCCGTATTTAGATGGAGCCGCAGTGCTAGAGGCCCGTGCCCTGCACGATGTCAGTGCACGAATGCCTGGggggtctaagtttccggagctctCCGTTACAACGTGCCTCATTATTATACCGTGTTATCTGGCGCGTGAAACACCGGACAATATTAAAACGAAAGCTTTAAATGCCTCCTAGAACGCGCATCCACCTTTCCCACGATGCCCCGCCGTGTCGTGGGAAAGGCGAATTTCCTAGTAGAAATCGCATGCCTAACGCAAAAGTCCTGCAACGACTCCTGGTTTCAGGGGCCTTCCTTCCAGCAATGCCAGTTCTCCCGGCCCCTTACCACTACCCCCACTAAAGTGCCACAGGGCAGTGCATCGGTGTCGTCGGCGTCAACACGTGTGACGCAAGAAAGCATCGCGGTGGGGTAACTATATGACGgcatcatgacgtcacagatgACCATATTTTGCGATGTGACGCAACGCGACGTCTGGTGATAGCTTCATCACAAAGAATCGTCGCTCGGTCAAAGGTGCACGGATCACGGAGGCTGTGCAAAGCCAGGCGAGGTTCTGAAAGCTAGCTCCGGTCATAGAGACTGTGGAAACCTCACTAAGATTGACgcatcgactgagaagaagaaaagaaaaattggccTTCACCTTTGAGTCGTCTTAGAGGGATGCATAAGAGACTCagggattattattattattattattattattattattattattattattattattattattattattattattattattattattattattattattattagttcaGTATGGAATTCATTTACAAGAAACGACTCTTCTCATCAGAATAAGTTCCGGGACTTGGCCGAGCAAGAAAACAGTGGATGTTGTTACGTTTAGATAACAGCCTGCCTCTACATCTCTCCATGCCGCacctggtggtctagtggtcatgatgctcggctgctaacgcgaaagtcgcgtgatcgaattccggcagcggcggctgcattttcgatggaaactAAAATGATTGAGGCTCGTGCGCTTAAatttaggcacacgttaaagaaccccatggcaggcggtcgaaatttccggagtcttccactacggcgctttttttttttttaactctccctttctctttcaacccactatttcccaaccccagtgtagggtagcataccggacactagcatctggttaacctccctgccttccttttttctcgtctctctctttctctctcactacggcgtgtctcataaccatgtggtggATTCGGGACGCTGAACGCCATATAATATTGTTAACATCCCCTCACGCGTTTCTGTATCGCTGGTGTGATCACAAGCACATAACGCTCACAGCACACTTACTGAGTcgttcgtgtgtttttttttcctgcgtgaGATATACGACAATGCCTCTACTGACCGGAATCAAACGGCTTGCAGCCGAAGACCTCGCTTCCCAGCGCCGTGAGGAAGACCAGTAGGAGCACTTTCCACTGAACGTCGGCCGGCATATCGCAAACGGCGTCCAGTGGGGACTTCCTTAACGAAATACGCATCGGCGGCGCGACACATACAGTCGACGCTACTCCACATTGAAAGAAAACATTCCCCGAAAAGACAGTCAACTTGCATACATAGAAGAGCAAGAACAAAAAGAGAACAAGTCATGACAGTAATGATGACGGCACGTATGCCTCGTGCCTGCTGATTGCACATTTTCCGCCGTGATAATATATTGGGGGAAAGGGagagaggaaggggggggggttgcttAGTGCGAAATTTTGTTTCATTCTCGCTGAAGGTGGGAGCTGGTGGCGTGTGTATTCAGGTGCGTCGCTAAGCCCTGAAAAACAAACCAGCAGCGTAAGTTGAAGCTATCCCAGCAAGGGAAAAAAATATGCTATTGCAGCAGTTGATGGCTGTAGATGCACAATGCGGATAGAAACCATTCAAGCCGGCTCCACAATTGAGCCATAGGATAGAGCGATTGCTATAGGAACCACCATTGAGGTCACGAAATTTGTCACATTGGATTCGATGTCGGCTTTCAGGGCATATGCAGTTGCGAATACAAATAGCACGGCTTTGCGAAAATTAGTATGATCTCAACTGTAAATGAAGCTCATTTGGTTTCCGGATCACTCTGGGAACActagagagagggggggggggcgccaagTCAGCCTTATACATTGACATGATATGAAGCGGGTGCTGCAACGATCcttcgccaccccccccccccccccatagaaCCCTGCGCCCGCTTATGCC
Protein-coding regions in this window:
- the LOC119173463 gene encoding uncharacterized protein LOC119173463; translated protein: MRISLRKSPLDAVCDMPADVQWKVLLLVFLTALGSEVFGCKPFDSVRRRRLMRLKGNFIKIQNQCKKQIFTSIKLVARDDIKKLMNAFCEAHDACMKSTADGNAVELIDCWTYAVKNETGPYHATGSSESLYKAIGATFACLRNTDLTKLSLQSIDDLTSFGMEYAFAIG